AAAATGCAGTGAAGAGTTGCCGCTTACCAAAATGATGGCGAACGAGTCGGAAACAACAAAATCCCCATCCACTAATGCTGGGACAAACTTAACAGGATTGATTTTCTCATAATCTACAGAGGGAAGCAGCAAGAACAGCGAAACAACATCATGAATTACTCAAAAAAAAAACATCATGAAGCAAACGTAACATAACGCAACTTCTACAGATCACAGTAACAAAAGGATCAAAGATTTATGTACTCAGATCCAGGAAAATAGGTATCAAACTTTCATTTATGCTACTGATACAGGAGCTTTGCTTTACACCATTGACATCGGAGAACTGCTTAATTTGCCATCGGAAATGGTACCCTCCGAGCAAGTGACACTTTCGATGTAAAAGAAAAAAGAACAGAGATTCAGCTGTATACCTGGATCTGTCATCGGGTTGGTCGCTTTGTACTCAAAATCCACACCTTTATGACAGGGGAAAATGGTATAATTAGTACATACAGTAGCAAATAGTACAAGTACTAACATCTAAACAGCTCCTATGAACTTTGGTGCTCGAAATTTGGGAGCTATTTTCTCTGAATCACGTCACTAGTGAAGAAAAGCTCTTCATCCCGGATCTAACTGATAAAGTTGAGCTAGAGCTTTGAGAATCGAGCATCCATAATCCTCACAAAAGACTTCTCAAAATAAGAAATAACTCCTCGCGATCTGTGATCCCGTGACCTATGCGGCAGAATCAAGAAGCTAGGCTAGCTGGTACGCGTACCTTTGAGGTTAAGGGCGATCCGAACCCGGTGCGAGCAGGAGCTGAACCATTTGCTGTACAGGATCGGCTTCCCCGTTGCTGCCGacatggctgcctcctccttccgcATCCCAATTCCGCCCAATTTGTTTTCTCTGGGGAAACAGTAGTACGGAGCACTAGAGTTTATCCTTCCGTGTGTGTTTTTTCTTTAGAGAATATATCGTTCCACACTTGGAGAAGAGGCTTCTAGGTCAAAGCAATTTTGTACGATAGGACAATGCACGGCGTTGTGGTGGGATATAAATATTGTAGCATGTTAGTTTATGATTTACCTGCTCATATTAATGCgatttttataaataaatgtttACCAAATCCTGTCAGCGATTTAACTTTTATTTTGATGAGAAATTTGATAAGTAAATTGAAGTGGAATTGATTCAGAAGGttagtaaattaaggtgattgattgtCGTACACGGAAGAAAATGAAACATTAAGccttacattctttttaagtagAAGAGATAGAGATTTTTGGACGATTAGAATTCCTAGTAATTTTTTCTTtgttggtcgtttgattcgtaTAATTGGATTTATTGAATTTTTACTAAGAAGTCGGTCATACTACATTTCATATGAAATCTACTAGTATCCACACCGATCTCTCTTTAAAATTCTTTTGTTTTTTCTGTGACCTCAGACACTACCTGGTTCAAATTCTTGTAGGATAATCCTTTAGAATTTAAGTGGCCATTATCCCGTAAAAGAAAAATTATATCTCAGTTTTTTGTAATTCCTGCTAATTAAAGAGGCCCGTACCCATGATTGTTTCTGCAAACGCCACACATCATGGTGTTTCGGTTGTGTGGAAACGCCACGATCAATAGTGTTTGCACCCTGGTTCGCCACCAGCCAACTGTTGTTCACCAGGCTGGCGTGGTCGAGACCAAACACCGTAGGGGGTGGTTGTACCCCCAACCAAAACGTCACAACCTTAGATGTTTGCCCCTAAAGGGGTAATTGGTCGCAGAGCCTTGGGTGGGCCTCTCACTTACGccacctttcttcctcctctcccatNNNNNNNNNNNNNNNNNNNNNNNNNNNNNNNNNNNNNNNNNNNNNNNNNNNNNNNNNNNNNNNNNNNNNNNNNNNNNNNNNNNNNNNNNNNNNNNNNNNNNNNNNNNNNNNNNNNNNNNNNNNNNNNNNNNNNNNNNNNNNNNNNNNNNNNNNNNNNNNNNNNNNNNNNNNNNNNNNNNNNNNNNNNNNNNNNNNNNNNNNNNNNNNNNNNNNNNNNNNNNNNNNNNNNNNNNNNNNNNNNNNNNNNNNNNNNNNNNNNNNNNNNNNNNNNNNNNNNNNNNNNNNNNNNNNNNNNNNNNNNNNNNNNNNNNNNNNNNNNNNNNNNNNNNNNNNNNNNNNNNNNNNNNNNNNNNNNNNNNNNNNNNNNNNNNNNNNNNNAACAAGATCGGTGCCATTTGTTCATGGTCCATCCCCTTGGCATCATTTGAGGTAACTTCTCTCATCTCCCACGATTGATTGGCTGGAATTGTGTATTTTGATCGCATTGTTCCTATCCAAACCCTTGTTTGGGGATTTCGCTCAATCCCATTTGTTCAAGTGGTGAAATAATGATTAGTATGGTGTTTGTGATGCGTACTAAGCACTAGGGTTAGTCGTATATTTGTGATTTGTTACCATGGGTgaactagggttagggttagggctaGGGTTTATGTTAGAGGGAAGAAGACATGTAAGGGTGTGACCTATTTTAGATATTTTTTACTTGATGCGCTTTAGGTATTACTCCATACAATTTTCATTGATGCATTATATTGCTTACCATTTCTTTTAGATGGAGAGAATCGTTAATGTTCATTTTGTGGACAAAGCAACATTTTTAAGTAACAACACCGAGATTGTTGCCGTTGAGGAGATAGTCATGTATTTGTGAGAAGTCCTAGTTATGATGAGGTTGTGGAATAGTAACAAATGTTCATTTAAATTATAAGGAATGTATAATGTTGGTCCAAGACCTACTTCTCGAATGAAGGCAATGCCTATCACTTCTGAGCTGGATTGAGGGGCATACAAAGAGGTTGTTGCGGCCTCTCAAGACAAGTCTCTCGAATTATTTGCCACGAAGGTCGAAGGCCCTCGGTTGGATGTTGACTTATTCTTTTTTGCGAAGCAGTTGCATGTTGACTTAAACGGGTGTGTCTCTGCATGTGATGATATGAGCCCAGCTAGAAGTGCACCACTTGTTGAGGGTAGGATCTAGATTTGTGGCCCCAATGCTATGAACTAAGAAAATGAATATGAGGTGAATGTTAGTGACCAAGTCGATGAGCAAGATGGTGGTGTCAATGTCGAACAAGGTTATTACATGGATGGAGATGGGGGCTGGTGATGTAGATGGTGATAACTTGGAGAAAAAAAGATGAAATTCATGAGAATGATATTGGAGATATGAAAACACAAGTCATGGTGCAGGACATGGAATGTGACATCTCGTATGGAAGTGCCATGCCTCTGACTCCAAGGATGATGGCCTAGAGAATATTTGAACAAAAAATGGCTTCATCAAGGCAAAAGAAGCCCAATGCTTCTCAAAACTTTTAGGTCGGGATCATCGGATATCATTGTTCCATGATCTTAGCCTCACCGATAAGGTTTTTGGACCCTTGTATCGGACCCGGTATTTAGGCTTCTTATACAAATGGAGTCGGGGGAGCTCTCCCTGTTATAAAAAAATGACAAGAGCGGTATTTAGGCTTCTTATACAAATGGAGTTGGGGGAGCTCTCCCTGTTATTCTAAAAAAAAATGACAAGAGATCACCATGCAGATATATAATTCTCCAAGATTCTTCATTAACGAAGTGTAACATTTTTATTTGCCCTAAAAATAATAGCATTTCTACACTTCCAAATAGACCAAAACATAGGAGAGATGCCAACCAAATAAGTCTTTCATCTGTTTTCTGGAATGTTTTCAGCTCAGAGAAACGATCATCAGACGACACACTGGTATTTAAGCGCAAATCACTTTCCGGCCTCGGAAAATTAGAGAGGTCATCCAATCGAACGACATCGCTCGCAAACTAGATTCAAGCTATCCAATCAACATCAGCAATAAATACAAATCCAAGAGAAAGAAAAACATCAGTTATAAATACAAGTCAATTCGTCAAATCACTTTTCTTTTTCTTGAACGggaagagaggaagaggagaagagggTTAAAGGAACCAAAGCCCAACAAAAGCCCTACAAGCTACATTAGCAAACCAAGACCATTCTCCTTGGCCCAAACAAATCCAAAGCTGCGACGAGGCCCAATTGGGCCTCACAATCACCACGTCAATGCGTTGACCGCCTCACGGGTCACGACTTCTTCCCGCTCGCCGGCGCCGGGGCCGGCGGGGCTGCCGCGCCGCCGAGCACCGCGGCAGCTGAGTCGACGTTGGTGAGGAGGAACTCGTAGATCTTCTTCCTCAGCCGTTCGATCGTCTCCTCGGGCACGCCGCAGCCGTTGGCCGACGCAGCAGCGGCCGCGGCCTCCTCGTCCCCGTcctgcgccggcggcggcggcggcggcgcctcgcCGCGCGTCCCGATCTCGCCGAGCCAGTCGTTGACGCGCTTCAGCTGCGGGAGCATCCTGGCCGCGCGCTCGCGGTCCCACGGCGCCGCTGCCGACACGTCGGCGTCCAGGAACCGCTCCACGAACCCGAGGAACCACCCCCGGGACTCCTCCCCGAGCCGCCGAGCCAGCTGGCCCCTCTCCTCCGCGCCTACTCCCCTCTCCCACTCCGGCGGGGCGGGCGTCACCGCGGCTGCCGTGGCCCCCGGGCCCGTCCTCGGCTTCCCCTTTGCCGGGGACATCCGTGACTTCGCCGCTGGAGACAACGACTTCACGGCATTGGGGGACGCCGCAACTGGCTTCGCCGACTCGTCAACGACGACCACCGCCAGCGGCGATGACACCGTGGCCGGGACGGGCTTGAGGTTGTAGAGCCCGAAGCCAGAGAGGTCCGTGGCGAGCGCAGCGTTAACCCAAGACTTGGCCCGGCGCTGCCGCTCCGCTGCGACTGCAGCAGCGGCCTCATCGTCCGTGGCAGAGACCACCGTCCCGGCGTCGCTGGCCGCTGAGCATTCCGGCGGGACTGCTGACTTGGTGAGGGTGTCAGTGATCACCGTGGCGCGGGAGAGCGAGCTGTGGAGGGCGAGGAACTGCTCAACGGTCGGCTGCGGGTTCTGCTCCTCCGCCGTCGAGCTCACCTCAGCGTACGAGCTGCTCCCACAAAAACAAGCAAGCCAAGTAAGAATCAATCacgccacattgctcaaatcatgACGTAGAACTAAAATGCAAGCAAAATCAGAACAAACATAACACTGTAAAAATGTACAACTCGTATGGTAACTGCGTAGTAAAGGCCTATCAGCAAAAAATTCCAGGACTTGATAGTTGATAGTGTCACATTTTTCCTGCAGGGTAGGAGATCAAGTGCATTTAAGATTTTACTTTCAAACACAGTTGTGTCACACAAGACAGTAAAATTTTCCAGCATTTGAGTGAAATGCTGACATTTTCCAGCAGTGGTTTGGAAATGCTGTACATTAGCAATGATGAGATTGACAGTAGAGGACAGTGGAGCTGCCCAGTTGATGATGGTAGAAGGAAACAAGACGCAGGTGCAAGTACAGTGCAATGATAGGTAAACAGCAGGCCATCCACACACAGCATCAACAGACACAGTTCTGAAAATTGGTCGTCCATATGCAAACCAAAACACTGTGAGTGTCAAGGTTAATACCCTACGCGACACAGCATGAACATAGAGCAATAGCCGCGCGTCTCGTTACTTGGGGCGTACCCTGTACCTGGATGCTAATACCTCCATTTGATTTGATCCGTTTGCCCTGTAGAGTTTTGTACTTTCTAGCACAGCCTAATTGACAATTTTTTGCACGCCGGTAAGATGGTTATGAACTTCAGCTGTGTTTCAGCTTTCACAATCTTTCAGTTTATGAGAGATGTACTTAAATTTCTGGAAGTTAATTCTGGTTTGGTAAAACCATGCAGCTAGGTTCCACCAGCACCCAGATCTCTACACAAAGATGGCAGGGTCGGACCACGGGTGGGGTCTCAAAGGGCAGAAACGAGCTGGGTTGATAGCATTATGGCAGCATGCAGGACAGCTAGACCCGGGACATTTGGAGCATGATACCAACGGGGAATTAATGATCCTCGCCCTTGTGAGGTGCGAGCGCAAAGGAGGCATGCCACATGAACGGCAGCAGGCTTTGCTAAAAAACATTGTGGATACCAGTCTGTCCTGGTGTGCTGATAATGTCCTGTATCTAGCATGTTATGGTCAGCACAGGAACATGCAGTCAAGGCTGTCCACGGCCACAGGCCATGTGGAGCTCTGGGGGTCTCATAAAGCTCATCAGACGGGACAAGTCTTTGATGAATAGTTGGGTTGAACTGTCGACGTGGTAGGATTTCAAAAACATTGGCATGTGGTACTAGCAGGTAAAGATGAATCCATCACAAAATTTGCTAATTTTGAACTAATATAAGCTGAAGCGTATACCCAAATAGAATTGTATTTGCTGCCATATCTGTGCATGCTTGGATAAAGCCAGCAAAAACATGCCAGGTTATGGTATGACCCAATCAGACCAAAAGATTCTCTTCTACTATTATCTTAATGAGCAAAGCATGTGGTTCCATCAAAGTATATTTAACATGCAGACACTATTTTCTGGAAACTATGTTCTGCCCAAAATGAGGTGCAAACCATAGATTATGTTGActgaaaaataaataagaaaatgaAAATGGAAGTCATTTAGCAACGAATGACAACATAATATAACTTTTGTGATCATCACATCACAAGGCCAGTGTCTGGAAGAAAGGTACCTCAAACATCTCAGCAAGCTTTCTGCAGCAGAAGCTTCCTGCATGGCTTCAACAGCAGCCACCTGCGCCGATTCTCTGTACTTCAGAAGCTCCTGTCACAGAATTATGCCACAAAACATACCATCAGGTACGAAAACATTTTACAACAAACTTCTCACAGATAATGGATAGAATTTGTCAATATTCATAGACATTGGTGGTAGCGTATGGTTTCCACCATATTAATGTACGATAAAACAATATAGCTAAATTTCTAGTGTACAATAAAACCATACTGATCATGTATTCATGTCAATGAACTTAGTCATACCTTTCCTAGTTTGGCAAGTGACGGAGGAAGTGATGCCCATGAATTGCCGACATCTGTCAGTTTTTTGCTGTTTGGTGGAATCTTAACCAAATTTGTAACATTTGGGTTGCTTAAACCCCCAGATGTCCTCTTTAGAGTAGGAGGATGCTTCTTCGGTGCTTTGTCAGCATCGACTGGAGGAGCAGGAGCACTTGACGTGCTCTTTCTAGCAGGGTTATGAATCTTACTGTCGTCTTTATGTGTCACCTTCTCGTTCACTGGTGGCTTTCTTCTAGGAGTCTGCATATAAGAACAACAGGATTAGCAAAGTTACTTTGGAGCAAAATCAGTTTATAGAAAGAAACAGTGCCATCACATTCCGTTGCTTTACATAAATATCATGAATAGGTTTATAGCATATCACCATGTTCTCCAAAAAACACAAAAGGTAATACTATTCTAAAGAGAAGATGGTGATGACAGAAAATTAAAACATCAAATGCATCTATCAGTAGGGTAGTAAAAATAGTACATACCGTTGGGCCCCTGTTCTCAGGTTTCCTGTCAGCTTTGGTCGTCTTTGAGTCTGAATTATTTTTCCCTTTTGTATCTACAGCTCCTTCCCAGCTTCTTCGCAATGCCTTTGGCCCTGATCCAATACCCAGCACAGAGCTACTGATTGAGTTAACCGCAGAGGACCTTCTCCCTGCAGTAGTGACCTTCAGAACTGAAGCTGCCCTTTCTAACAAGGAGAGCCTAGAAGATGATGCTTTCTCTGGTCCTTTTACCCCATGTCTCTGTCTTAGATCACTAGAAAATCTGTCAAATGTTGCAGGTAGAGAATAGACACTGGTTGGAGATGAAGGTGTTGATCTAACACGAGCAGGTCTTGCCTTTGGTTTCACTGTTTCCTTCTTCTCAGTAACCCCATTCAAAGCCTGTTTTGACAGTGAGGATTTTGATTTGGTCAGCACCGGTTTCTTATTTTCTGTCCCAACGGTTTTGTGGGGAGCATTTATTTTCTCTAACTTGCTCTTTTCCTTCTCTAGCGACAAGACGCCAGCATCTTTCAATCCATTGGTTGGTTTCGATCCATTGGCCGGTTGTGCTTTCTTGCTGCCGGCAACTTTGGAAGAGCTAGTTAACACAAGGTCCTCAGGGTTGCCTACACAAGGATGACGGCCAGGAACTGGCCGAACTCCCCAAAGGATGGGTACCGGAGTGGCCGCCTCAAGGCGATCAACATGGATGAACTGCCCTAACTGAATCTTGTCGCTCAAGATGAGATCATGCTGTTCCTCGGGAAGGGTCACATATGTGGCGTGCGAAGAATCGGACACCTTGAGGTAGAACCCTTGGTTGGTGAAAAGATCACTCCCTGAAAGTGCCGGCACAATGCTGACGACCTGAAGAAGGGACGACCGATGCTCTCCTGCGACTTTGACATCCGTGTTCATATGCTGAAGGAGCTTGACGAGGACACCGGGCACCAACGACGCCATTGATGTAGCTCCTTAAGCGCATTACTCTGCGATGTTCAAAGAGACTCAGCAGTTAGATAATCACACAAGTGTATGAAGAATCAGAACCAACCTATGTGGCTGAGTTAGTTATCAATTCACTGCTGGACAACCTGGCCGGCTGCCCCTGTTCAAAAGTGAAAGCAATGAACCTGATTACAGTAATGGCTGCAACTTTTCGTGAATGTATTTACAGGGAGACCTGGGTCACAAGGAACTTAAAGCAGGAACCTCACATTCACCGCATGTTCTCCACGGTAGTACCATCGTTCAGAGTTTAATTATCAGATATGGATTGACAACGCAAAGTGAAAAATCACACCCCTATCATCGCTGTCAAATAATCGATAGTTATTAAAAGGGACGGCTCCACGGAATCATTGGTGCTTGTGACCCAATAATTCCAGTGATAACAACGATAGCTAAGGAGGGGAGAAAATGATGCGAACGCCTATCCAACAGTACCAGTAACATGGCAAAACAGCGCGCAATCACTTAAAAGGATTACGCGAGAACTGGGGCTGCCAGGAACTCAATTATGTGGTGCagggaaggagaaagctgccatgCCATTGCTTGCAAGGAAGTGGATTCGGTCCAAAGCAAACAGGGGACCCGgcccggcggcggaggcggggctgGAGGTGGGAGACAAGCTCAACAAACGCCACGGAACAAGCAGATACCACCAGAAAGTCGCATCATGGCATCAATGTGGGCGGTGGTCCTTGTCCTCGCTCCCCCAACCCAGCGGATTTTTCCTCGGCGAGGAAAAAAAATGCGGGGAGCAGAAGAAACAGGTGAGCACCGCCAGCGAGCCAGCCAAGCAACGGAAGGACCTCTCGTGCGCGAAGTACCGCTAATCAATTCCGCCGAAACCTTAAACGGATGCCAATCGGGAGCGGAGGCGGAGGGCAGAGGACGCCCGGGCACCTCGAAGGCTCGAACGGCAATAATCTAGCTCATGGCGCTCCTCCTCCGACGAAGAGGAAGAGTGAGCG
This window of the Triticum aestivum cultivar Chinese Spring chromosome 5D, IWGSC CS RefSeq v2.1, whole genome shotgun sequence genome carries:
- the LOC123122200 gene encoding uncharacterized protein, whose amino-acid sequence is MASLVPGVLVKLLQHMNTDVKVAGEHRSSLLQVVSIVPALSGSDLFTNQGFYLKVSDSSHATYVTLPEEQHDLILSDKIQLGQFIHVDRLEAATPVPILWGVRPVPGRHPCVGNPEDLVLTSSSKVAGSKKAQPANGSKPTNGLKDAGVLSLEKEKSKLEKINAPHKTVGTENKKPVLTKSKSSLSKQALNGVTEKKETVKPKARPARVRSTPSSPTSVYSLPATFDRFSSDLRQRHGVKGPEKASSSRLSLLERAASVLKVTTAGRRSSAVNSISSSVLGIGSGPKALRRSWEGAVDTKGKNNSDSKTTKADRKPENRGPTTPRRKPPVNEKVTHKDDSKIHNPARKSTSSAPAPPVDADKAPKKHPPTLKRTSGGLSNPNVTNLVKIPPNSKKLTDVGNSWASLPPSLAKLGKELLKYRESAQVAAVEAMQEASAAESLLRCLSSYAEVSSTAEEQNPQPTVEQFLALHSSLSRATVITDTLTKSAVPPECSAASDAGTVVSATDDEAAAAVAAERQRRAKSWVNAALATDLSGFGLYNLKPVPATVSSPLAVVVVDESAKPVAASPNAVKSLSPAAKSRMSPAKGKPRTGPGATAAAVTPAPPEWERGVGAEERGQLARRLGEESRGWFLGFVERFLDADVSAAAPWDRERAARMLPQLKRVNDWLGEIGTRGEAPPPPPPAQDGDEEAAAAAASANGCGVPEETIERLRKKIYEFLLTNVDSAAAVLGGAAAPPAPAPASGKKS